Proteins from a single region of Fibrobacter sp. UWT2:
- the polA gene encoding DNA polymerase I translates to MPEKTLLLLDSYALAFRMFYAYSQNPLKNSQGEEVSMMHGYWGAVLRILAKHKPTHFAIARDVAHTKTFRHELYPDYKANRGPMPEEMAAQMPLLGESLEASGIPLLSEPGYEADDVMASTAMAAVEAGFDHVVILSKDKDMSQIVTDKIHLFHLTKGADGIDFGPEQVLEKYGLPPEKIRDYLALMGDASDNVPGVPKVGPKTAIQLLNDFGDMDNLYANLDKVTKKGLHDNLENNREKAFLSRELVTLQTKRAFSGNLDALEYNGLHVDTLAQMFKDHEINSLLRLLESIPSKTGFVRETDGTGSADGSTGAEVERADFPVDVPPTYICVDTDEIFEQMKAEFAAASAVGIDTETDGLDPMQCNLVGLCLSADPTKGYYIPLGHSDEIGFPLPTGPKGNYDLNKVKAWFSEFIQLPRELVFHNAKFDLHVLARTFKIPQSAIDNANLIDTLIAAWMLSPGQSGLGLDNQVMQRLQHEMIPIENLIGRGKNQITFNRVNIKDATEYGAEDAVYTLRLWEPLKKELEKLDYVKYFFEQEMPLLKVLFQMESVGVAIDVPALKTLEQELQRRIENLEKEICDMAGFEFNIGSPKQLGEVLFDTLGLPEIKKRSTDAVVLEELSFKAPHPIVFAVIEYRELKKMQSTYITVLPTLVNPDTKRIHTSFIQWGTATGRLSSRDPNLQNIPVRSDLGKKIRASFVPQSKDNVILAVDYSQIELRMLAHLSGDEALIESYKEGIDIHARTAAAIYGVKLDEVNSDMRRDAKVVNFGVLYGMTAFRLSRDLKIPMSQAKDFITGYFDMYQGVQQYIEDIKAAAHRDGYVETLSGRRRYIAGIDSSDRMESQMAERMAVNTPVQGSAADLIKIAMIRIQKRINEENLPLKMMLQVHDELVFECPRDQVEPMSQMVKAEMEGAMQLKVPLVASVGFGENWLEAH, encoded by the coding sequence ATGCCTGAAAAGACTCTACTTTTGCTCGACTCCTACGCGCTTGCGTTCCGCATGTTTTACGCCTATTCGCAGAACCCGCTGAAAAACAGCCAGGGCGAAGAGGTTTCGATGATGCACGGCTACTGGGGTGCAGTGCTCCGCATTCTCGCGAAGCACAAGCCGACGCATTTCGCCATTGCACGCGACGTGGCGCACACCAAGACATTCAGGCACGAACTTTACCCCGACTACAAGGCCAATCGCGGGCCCATGCCCGAAGAAATGGCGGCACAGATGCCGCTCCTTGGTGAAAGTCTGGAAGCGAGCGGAATTCCGCTCTTGTCGGAACCGGGTTACGAAGCGGACGACGTGATGGCAAGTACCGCCATGGCCGCGGTCGAAGCAGGCTTTGACCACGTGGTGATTTTAAGTAAAGACAAGGACATGTCGCAAATCGTAACCGACAAGATCCATCTTTTCCATTTGACGAAAGGCGCCGACGGCATTGACTTTGGCCCGGAACAGGTTCTTGAAAAATACGGTCTTCCGCCCGAAAAAATCCGCGACTACTTGGCGCTCATGGGAGACGCAAGCGATAACGTTCCCGGTGTTCCGAAAGTGGGCCCGAAAACGGCCATCCAATTGCTGAACGACTTCGGCGACATGGACAACCTTTACGCAAACCTGGATAAAGTGACCAAGAAGGGTTTGCACGACAACCTGGAAAACAACCGCGAAAAGGCTTTCCTCAGCCGCGAACTGGTGACTCTCCAGACCAAGCGCGCCTTTAGCGGGAACCTGGATGCCCTCGAATACAATGGCCTGCACGTAGACACCTTGGCGCAGATGTTCAAGGATCACGAAATCAACAGTCTACTCCGCCTTTTGGAAAGCATTCCCAGCAAGACGGGCTTTGTGCGCGAAACCGATGGCACGGGAAGTGCAGATGGTTCAACGGGCGCAGAAGTGGAACGCGCCGACTTCCCGGTCGATGTTCCGCCGACTTATATCTGCGTCGATACGGATGAAATTTTCGAGCAGATGAAGGCCGAATTTGCCGCAGCAAGCGCTGTGGGCATTGACACCGAAACGGATGGTCTCGACCCGATGCAATGCAATCTCGTGGGACTTTGCCTTTCGGCAGACCCCACCAAGGGCTACTACATTCCGCTGGGACATTCCGACGAAATCGGATTCCCGCTGCCGACAGGACCCAAGGGCAATTACGACTTGAACAAGGTCAAAGCATGGTTCAGTGAATTTATTCAATTGCCGCGCGAACTCGTTTTCCATAACGCGAAATTTGACTTGCATGTGCTCGCACGCACCTTCAAGATTCCGCAGAGCGCTATCGATAACGCAAACCTCATCGACACGCTGATTGCGGCCTGGATGCTTTCGCCGGGGCAATCGGGCCTTGGCCTCGACAACCAGGTGATGCAACGCCTGCAGCACGAAATGATTCCGATTGAGAATTTGATTGGCCGCGGCAAGAACCAGATTACCTTCAACCGCGTAAACATCAAGGACGCGACGGAATACGGCGCCGAAGATGCAGTCTACACGCTTCGCCTGTGGGAACCGCTCAAGAAGGAACTTGAAAAACTCGATTACGTGAAGTATTTCTTCGAGCAAGAAATGCCGCTCTTGAAGGTTCTTTTCCAGATGGAATCTGTGGGCGTGGCAATTGATGTTCCGGCCCTCAAGACGTTGGAACAGGAACTGCAGCGCCGCATCGAAAACTTGGAAAAAGAAATCTGCGACATGGCCGGTTTCGAATTCAACATCGGTTCGCCCAAGCAACTCGGCGAAGTCCTTTTTGATACGCTTGGACTCCCCGAAATCAAGAAACGCAGTACCGATGCTGTGGTTCTCGAAGAACTCAGTTTCAAGGCGCCGCACCCGATTGTTTTCGCCGTCATCGAATACCGCGAACTCAAGAAAATGCAGAGCACCTACATCACGGTGCTTCCGACGCTGGTGAATCCGGATACCAAGCGCATCCACACAAGCTTTATCCAATGGGGTACGGCAACAGGCCGCCTCTCTAGCCGCGATCCGAACCTGCAGAACATTCCCGTACGCAGCGACCTCGGCAAAAAGATTCGCGCCTCGTTCGTGCCGCAGAGCAAGGACAACGTAATTCTCGCCGTAGACTACTCGCAGATTGAATTGCGTATGCTCGCCCACTTGAGTGGCGACGAAGCGCTTATCGAAAGCTACAAGGAAGGCATCGACATTCACGCCCGCACCGCCGCCGCGATTTACGGAGTCAAACTCGACGAAGTCAACAGCGACATGCGCCGCGACGCCAAGGTGGTGAATTTCGGCGTGCTCTACGGCATGACCGCCTTCCGCTTAAGCCGCGACCTGAAAATTCCGATGTCGCAGGCAAAGGATTTTATTACCGGCTACTTCGACATGTACCAGGGCGTGCAGCAATACATCGAAGACATCAAGGCGGCCGCCCACCGCGACGGTTACGTGGAAACGCTTTCAGGCCGCCGCCGTTACATCGCAGGCATTGATAGCTCCGACCGTATGGAATCACAAATGGCCGAGCGCATGGCCGTGAATACTCCCGTCCAAGGCTCCGCCGCCGACCTCATCAAGATTGCGATGATCCGCATTCAAAAACGAATCAACGAAGAAAACTTGCCGCTCAAAATGATGCTGCAGGTGCACGACGAACTCGTATTCGAATGCCCCCGCGACCAGGTGGAACCCATGTCACAAATGGTCAAAGCCGAAATGGAAGGCGCCATGCAGCTCAAGGTCCCGCTTGTCGCAAGCGTGGGCTTCGGCGAAAACTGGCTCGAAGCTCATTAA
- a CDS encoding SIMPL domain-containing protein, whose translation MQSRVKEAIILAVAVLCLGAFFYRAQIDVKDRDRVVFVRGLAEREVSADFVIWPIVYKEVGNDLAELSATLQSKSQILEKFLLENGVKKEDITYSTPAIVDADGELYSGGKHTYRYVATVVATVATNNVELVRKVMEKQGELLKNGIAFSGSDYQYRTVYSFNGLNEIKPAMIDEATKNARSAAEKFAKDSDSKLGKIKTATQGVFSIEDRDENTPYIKKVRVVTNVQYFLED comes from the coding sequence ATGCAATCAAGAGTTAAAGAAGCAATCATTTTGGCAGTTGCCGTTTTGTGCTTGGGCGCATTTTTCTATCGGGCCCAAATTGATGTCAAGGACCGCGACCGCGTGGTATTTGTGCGCGGACTTGCCGAACGCGAAGTTTCGGCTGATTTTGTGATTTGGCCGATTGTGTACAAAGAGGTGGGCAACGATCTTGCCGAACTTTCTGCAACGTTACAGTCCAAGTCGCAGATACTTGAAAAGTTCCTGCTCGAAAACGGCGTGAAAAAAGAAGATATCACTTACTCGACCCCGGCGATTGTCGATGCCGATGGTGAGTTGTACAGCGGCGGCAAGCATACTTATCGTTATGTGGCGACAGTTGTAGCGACGGTGGCCACGAATAATGTGGAACTTGTCCGTAAGGTTATGGAAAAACAGGGCGAACTCTTGAAAAATGGAATTGCCTTTAGCGGTAGCGATTACCAGTACCGCACCGTCTATAGCTTTAATGGTCTCAACGAAATCAAGCCCGCCATGATTGACGAGGCGACAAAGAATGCACGCTCCGCTGCTGAAAAATTCGCGAAGGATTCCGACAGCAAGCTCGGCAAAATCAAGACCGCCACGCAGGGCGTGTTCTCCATCGAGGACCGCGATGAAAATACGCCGTATATCAAGAAAGTACGCGTCGTAACGAACGTGCAGTATTTCTTGGAAGATTAA
- a CDS encoding N-6 DNA methylase — MAKKEVKTDLWVHDLLNEAGIVHDAQGSEIVEIDNALKTASKSGTGNVGFPEYVGIVKDFLIVIEDKASIQDHEKRDDDGLLAMDVKSVKKYAMNGAFFYGRHLIRNTTYKKVFAIGVSGTSKKHRITPIFIDDRCNVFYLDDVESFISFSENNIDEFYLRDVLKEDTDKEKELAEILADAKELHEHLRNYGNMKDEEKPLVVSGILLALRERDNRNFSIDSLTGESGMHAITDGQKIYNAIESSFKRTDLSPITKIDKILSQFSIIKDSTKLNEVNQSLGETPLKFFTKFLDEKLYKSIKFSKSTEDFLGRFYGEFMHYSGGSGQTLGIVLTPKHITELFCELLDLKKTDRVFDSCCGTGGFLVAALHTMLSKTDVEAEKKSIRKNQLYGIEQRSDMFTIATTNMILRGDGKSNLQCDDFLQKNPKELQSSIRSTVGMMNPPYSQGSKNNPEQYEIAFTEHLLDSLLPGGRCAVIVPQSSMTGKSKEELDIKRSILNKHTLEGVVMLQKDTFYGVGTIPCIAIFTAGEPHPKEKICKFINFEDDGYKVSPHIGLLETESAKDKRQHLLDVWFDRIEAENKFCVKSTITAEEEWLHSFYYFNDEIPSEKSFDKVVGDYLSFEFSMIMQGRKYLFEGTNKQVAKYNEIAKLEEKEWRAFPIDSIFKIESGCDIYDKERIEGKIPYITSSAENNGIKYFVSNMNSTYESNVIAVNRNGSVGYAFYHKYPALFSNDCRKLKILHCPRDNEAVSLFMTTQIMQQKEKYNYCLKMGTNRLSRQKIMLPIDDKGNPDYPYMEQYIKNIFYKKAKEYLDFKT, encoded by the coding sequence ATGGCGAAGAAAGAAGTTAAAACGGATTTGTGGGTGCACGACCTTCTTAATGAAGCAGGAATAGTCCACGACGCACAGGGAAGTGAAATTGTTGAAATAGATAACGCTTTGAAGACTGCTTCAAAAAGTGGAACGGGTAATGTTGGTTTTCCGGAATATGTCGGCATAGTAAAGGATTTCTTGATTGTCATTGAAGACAAGGCTTCAATCCAAGACCATGAAAAGCGTGACGACGATGGTCTTTTGGCGATGGATGTCAAGTCCGTTAAAAAATACGCTATGAACGGAGCGTTCTTTTACGGCAGGCATCTAATAAGGAATACGACATACAAGAAGGTTTTTGCGATTGGTGTGTCAGGAACATCAAAGAAGCATCGGATTACACCCATATTTATCGATGACCGATGCAATGTATTTTATTTAGATGACGTCGAATCATTTATTTCATTCAGTGAAAACAATATCGATGAATTTTATCTGCGAGATGTTCTCAAAGAAGATACGGACAAGGAAAAAGAACTTGCCGAAATATTAGCCGATGCAAAAGAATTACATGAGCATCTGCGAAATTACGGCAACATGAAGGATGAAGAAAAGCCGCTTGTTGTTTCGGGAATTCTTCTCGCTTTACGTGAACGAGATAACAGAAACTTCAGCATCGATTCGCTTACCGGCGAATCGGGTATGCATGCCATTACAGATGGTCAGAAAATTTACAACGCTATAGAGTCTAGTTTTAAGCGAACAGACCTTTCTCCCATTACCAAAATTGACAAGATTCTTTCTCAATTCAGTATCATCAAAGACAGTACAAAACTAAATGAAGTAAATCAGTCTTTAGGTGAAACTCCATTGAAATTTTTCACGAAATTTCTAGATGAGAAACTCTATAAATCCATCAAATTCAGTAAATCAACCGAAGATTTTTTGGGAAGATTCTATGGCGAATTTATGCACTATTCGGGTGGTAGCGGACAAACATTAGGAATTGTCCTTACACCAAAGCATATTACCGAACTTTTCTGTGAACTACTTGATCTCAAAAAGACGGATCGTGTATTCGACAGCTGTTGCGGAACCGGAGGATTTCTTGTAGCGGCACTTCATACAATGCTTTCCAAAACGGATGTTGAAGCTGAAAAGAAGTCTATTCGTAAAAATCAGCTTTATGGTATTGAACAACGCTCGGACATGTTCACCATTGCGACAACAAATATGATTTTGCGCGGTGATGGCAAGAGCAACCTGCAATGCGATGATTTCTTGCAAAAGAATCCAAAGGAACTGCAATCAAGTATTCGTTCAACCGTGGGTATGATGAATCCTCCTTATAGTCAAGGGAGTAAGAACAATCCAGAACAATACGAGATTGCCTTTACGGAACATCTTTTAGATTCCTTGTTACCAGGTGGACGTTGTGCAGTTATTGTTCCCCAAAGTTCGATGACAGGAAAATCAAAAGAAGAACTGGATATTAAGCGAAGTATTCTAAACAAACATACGCTTGAAGGCGTCGTCATGTTGCAAAAGGACACTTTCTATGGAGTGGGAACGATTCCTTGTATTGCAATATTCACTGCAGGTGAGCCCCATCCAAAAGAAAAGATATGCAAATTCATCAATTTTGAAGATGACGGTTACAAGGTCTCGCCCCATATTGGGCTTCTAGAAACTGAATCTGCAAAAGACAAACGGCAGCACTTGCTAGACGTGTGGTTTGACAGAATAGAGGCAGAAAACAAGTTCTGCGTCAAATCAACCATTACCGCAGAAGAAGAATGGTTACATAGTTTCTACTACTTCAATGACGAAATCCCTTCTGAAAAAAGTTTTGACAAAGTAGTCGGTGATTACTTATCCTTTGAATTTTCAATGATTATGCAAGGACGAAAATATTTATTTGAGGGAACCAATAAGCAAGTTGCGAAATATAATGAAATTGCCAAATTAGAAGAAAAGGAATGGAGAGCATTTCCAATTGATTCAATATTTAAAATAGAATCAGGCTGTGATATTTATGACAAGGAACGCATTGAAGGCAAGATCCCTTATATTACATCATCTGCAGAAAATAATGGAATAAAGTATTTTGTTTCTAATATGAATTCTACATACGAATCGAATGTGATCGCTGTAAATAGGAACGGCTCTGTAGGATATGCATTCTATCACAAATACCCGGCTTTATTTTCTAATGATTGTCGAAAACTAAAAATACTTCACTGCCCTAGAGATAACGAAGCCGTTAGTCTTTTTATGACGACACAGATAATGCAGCAAAAAGAAAAATATAATTACTGCTTAAAAATGGGAACAAATCGCTTGTCTAGGCAAAAAATCATGCTTCCGATTGATGATAAAGGCAATCCCGACTATCCTTATATGGAACAATACATCAAGAATATTTTCTACAAAAAAGCCAAGGAATATCTTGATTTTAAGACTTGA
- a CDS encoding Rpn family recombination-promoting nuclease/putative transposase, giving the protein MSEKDASPTKKISHDPYVRSVLKDPARTAELLRLASRKNNNLAQFLATVNLDTLQEISGAFSDTVSHGDGDLAFTVKIASDEPKQAELLVGIIEEHKSYPEAGIIPQLVKYWFQIMVRNQKNIPTVAVVLYNGKEPWHIEKEVMFPNYPKYYHKIGLPFLLELIDVSDIFEDNEIPQISPKIALALVALKYVFNGEKLKKHLKAAMAGLKSLPREEAEEFLSQTFVYLKQWFNGDAKEQFKMDFKKCSEVYGYKSIAEVEEEELAEKIAQRDRDWIKAMINLGDSNEKIAAVSNYPEEIIQKIRESS; this is encoded by the coding sequence ATGTCTGAAAAAGATGCTTCCCCAACAAAAAAAATTTCGCACGATCCTTACGTCCGCTCGGTGCTGAAGGATCCCGCACGCACGGCGGAACTTCTTCGCCTTGCGTCCAGAAAGAACAACAATCTCGCCCAATTCCTTGCAACGGTGAATCTTGATACACTGCAAGAAATTTCCGGGGCATTCAGCGATACGGTCTCCCATGGTGATGGCGATTTGGCATTCACCGTAAAGATTGCAAGCGATGAGCCCAAGCAGGCAGAGCTTCTCGTAGGCATCATCGAAGAACACAAGAGCTATCCCGAAGCGGGAATTATCCCTCAGTTGGTCAAGTACTGGTTCCAGATTATGGTCCGTAACCAGAAGAACATCCCGACTGTCGCCGTAGTTCTCTACAACGGGAAAGAACCTTGGCATATTGAAAAGGAAGTAATGTTCCCGAATTACCCTAAATACTATCACAAAATTGGATTGCCGTTCCTATTGGAACTCATTGACGTGAGCGACATCTTCGAGGACAACGAAATTCCTCAGATTTCGCCCAAGATCGCACTTGCGCTGGTTGCTTTGAAGTATGTTTTTAATGGGGAGAAACTCAAAAAGCATCTGAAAGCGGCTATGGCAGGACTCAAGTCGCTTCCCCGTGAAGAAGCCGAGGAGTTTTTATCCCAAACATTTGTATATTTGAAACAGTGGTTCAACGGCGATGCCAAGGAGCAGTTTAAAATGGATTTCAAGAAATGCAGTGAAGTTTACGGCTACAAGTCCATCGCCGAAGTCGAAGAAGAAGAACTTGCTGAAAAGATTGCTCAGCGAGACCGAGATTGGATCAAAGCTATGATTAATCTTGGTGATTCCAATGAAAAAATCGCAGCAGTTTCCAACTACCCTGAAGAAATTATCCAGAAAATCAGGGAATCTTCGTAA
- a CDS encoding FprA family A-type flavoprotein: MKNFSENIKYIGVDDRDIDLFEGQYVVPEGMAYNSYVIVDEKIAVTDTVDAHKVNEWLANLEAALAGRKPDYLVIHHLEPDHAGGIADFVAKYPEATLVSSAKAFALLPQFMTLPESVKKQTVKEGDTLALGAHTLQFIGAPMVHWPEVLFSYEQSEKVLFAADAFGKFGVYDADPDDWACEARRYYFNIVGKYGNQVQAVLKKAAALDIKTICPLHGPVLTENLGYYIDKYNTWSSYAPEDKGVLVAFASIYGGTKKAAEVLGEKLKVAGVEKVVVSDLARSDMAEVIEDAFRYDRMVVAAPTYDAGLFPVMEDFLNHLKAKNYSNRKVGVVENGTWAPMAAKKMTEILATLKNVTLAETVVTVKSTLSAESEAAMDKLVAELV; this comes from the coding sequence ATGAAGAATTTTAGCGAAAATATCAAGTACATCGGTGTCGATGATCGCGACATTGATTTGTTCGAAGGCCAGTATGTGGTGCCCGAGGGCATGGCGTACAATTCGTATGTGATTGTGGACGAAAAGATTGCCGTGACGGATACGGTCGATGCCCACAAGGTGAATGAATGGCTTGCCAATTTGGAAGCTGCTCTCGCTGGCCGCAAGCCGGACTACCTGGTGATTCACCATCTGGAACCGGACCATGCCGGTGGCATTGCTGATTTTGTCGCGAAGTACCCGGAAGCAACTCTCGTTTCTTCGGCGAAGGCATTCGCGCTCTTGCCGCAGTTCATGACGCTTCCTGAATCGGTCAAGAAGCAGACCGTGAAGGAAGGCGATACGCTTGCGCTCGGTGCGCACACGTTACAGTTTATCGGTGCCCCGATGGTGCACTGGCCCGAAGTCCTGTTCAGCTACGAACAGAGCGAAAAGGTCTTGTTTGCGGCCGATGCGTTCGGCAAGTTCGGTGTGTACGATGCCGATCCGGATGACTGGGCATGCGAAGCCCGCCGCTACTACTTCAACATTGTAGGCAAGTACGGCAACCAGGTGCAGGCGGTGCTCAAGAAGGCTGCTGCACTCGACATCAAGACGATTTGCCCGCTGCATGGCCCGGTGCTCACCGAAAATCTCGGCTACTACATCGACAAGTACAACACCTGGAGCAGTTACGCTCCCGAAGACAAGGGCGTGCTTGTGGCGTTTGCCTCGATCTACGGCGGAACCAAGAAGGCCGCGGAAGTACTCGGCGAAAAACTCAAAGTCGCCGGTGTTGAGAAGGTCGTGGTTTCTGACCTTGCTCGCAGTGACATGGCCGAAGTCATCGAAGACGCCTTCCGTTACGACCGCATGGTGGTGGCCGCTCCTACTTATGATGCGGGCCTCTTCCCGGTAATGGAAGATTTCTTGAACCACCTGAAGGCAAAGAACTATTCTAACCGCAAGGTGGGTGTCGTGGAAAACGGTACTTGGGCTCCGATGGCCGCGAAGAAGATGACCGAAATCCTCGCCACGCTCAAGAACGTGACTCTCGCCGAAACCGTGGTGACGGTGAAGTCGACGCTCAGCGCCGAATCCGAAGCTGCGATGGACAAGCTTGTGGCGGAATTGGTTTAG
- a CDS encoding NAD(P)H-hydrate dehydratase encodes MVSAEAMRFLDNDTKRSKVSSPVFQHFGESLASIDSFEVNPDEFTTAIDAGYDLMKKAGQALYNRVCEILGENRDGKSVAIFVGGGNNGGDGLVLARLLIENGIPCTVFSLAKPETFKDEAGFAYEDFANNGGKLVYIGEQTPESAHYTLIVDCMLGNGASGELRPAFARAVIAISGWDIPVLAADAPTGFDSANHRCGFTCIEANETMVFGLPRLDAYTNEGARVFGNVTVEPLEYPDELIDRVNSGIYFATEKMIPALLPNRDEFGDKRSQGTAMVIAGSGNMTGAAALCTKACLRSGAGLVTTATPKALLPALQSKLDEPVFYGIGDSTTDKLSIMHLMQLQDIATHQNAIAIGPGLGTDTETQDAVRMFLTGLQIPVVVDADAINACGSAFFCMEGGPTNAIITPHKREWERNFGPLPANESFYPEYLQQFATQFKITIVLKGCPTYVAIPDGRVYVIPARNSGLAKGGAGDVLTGIITALLAQGLPTAEAAVLGVLLHQKAGRLTREKMGAFGMLPTDVIEMLPAAFGC; translated from the coding sequence ATGGTTTCGGCAGAGGCCATGCGCTTTTTAGACAACGATACCAAGCGTAGCAAGGTTTCGAGTCCCGTATTCCAGCACTTTGGCGAATCTCTAGCCAGCATTGATTCTTTTGAAGTCAATCCTGACGAATTCACGACCGCCATTGATGCCGGCTACGACCTCATGAAAAAGGCCGGGCAGGCCCTGTACAACCGAGTCTGCGAAATTCTCGGAGAAAACAGGGATGGAAAATCCGTCGCCATTTTTGTGGGCGGCGGTAACAACGGCGGCGACGGCCTGGTTTTGGCACGCCTGCTGATTGAAAACGGCATTCCCTGCACCGTATTCTCGCTCGCCAAGCCAGAAACCTTTAAAGACGAAGCGGGCTTTGCTTACGAAGACTTTGCAAACAACGGCGGCAAGCTTGTCTACATCGGCGAGCAAACACCCGAAAGTGCACACTACACACTAATTGTAGACTGCATGCTCGGCAACGGAGCCTCAGGCGAACTGCGTCCGGCATTCGCAAGAGCTGTCATTGCCATTAGCGGCTGGGACATTCCCGTGCTTGCGGCCGATGCTCCCACCGGCTTCGATTCCGCAAATCATCGCTGCGGTTTCACATGCATTGAAGCAAACGAAACGATGGTTTTCGGATTGCCGCGACTGGACGCCTACACGAACGAAGGCGCACGCGTTTTCGGAAACGTCACAGTCGAACCCCTAGAGTATCCAGACGAACTTATCGACCGAGTCAATTCCGGAATTTATTTCGCCACCGAAAAAATGATTCCGGCACTTTTGCCGAACCGCGACGAATTTGGCGACAAGCGCAGCCAGGGTACAGCCATGGTGATTGCGGGTTCCGGCAACATGACCGGGGCCGCCGCCCTTTGTACCAAGGCATGTCTCCGTAGCGGTGCAGGCCTGGTTACGACCGCGACACCGAAGGCTTTGCTCCCGGCATTGCAATCCAAACTTGACGAACCCGTATTCTACGGCATCGGCGACAGTACCACCGACAAGCTTTCGATTATGCATTTGATGCAGTTGCAAGATATCGCAACGCACCAGAATGCAATCGCCATCGGCCCCGGCCTTGGAACCGACACCGAAACGCAGGACGCCGTCCGCATGTTCTTGACCGGATTGCAGATTCCCGTCGTAGTTGATGCCGATGCCATCAATGCTTGCGGTTCCGCTTTCTTCTGCATGGAAGGCGGTCCGACCAACGCCATTATCACACCGCACAAGCGCGAATGGGAGCGCAACTTTGGTCCGCTTCCGGCAAACGAAAGTTTCTATCCGGAATACTTGCAGCAGTTTGCAACGCAGTTCAAGATTACAATCGTTCTCAAGGGTTGCCCCACTTACGTGGCCATTCCCGACGGACGCGTGTACGTGATTCCGGCCCGCAATTCAGGCCTTGCCAAAGGCGGCGCAGGCGATGTGCTCACCGGCATTATCACCGCACTCCTTGCACAAGGTTTGCCGACTGCAGAAGCTGCCGTACTCGGCGTACTCCTGCACCAGAAAGCCGGCCGTTTGACCCGCGAAAAAATGGGAGCATTTGGAATGCTCCCGACTGATGTCATTGAAATGTTGCCCGCAGCCTTTGGCTGCTAA
- a CDS encoding porin family protein translates to MNKIWTLIASTMLVASISFAQDDFDSDYANQAEEQYTEQEQAEVQADEQQQAAEPAEEEQPSVAEEPAPSKPVAVPVTQASAQEPSQESAQNDENAQEAAPRDDTPFFGFGLRTAFDYGRMYGFKDDLDNDSDISGIPSGIGFEAGVMFRIRMIPNLFFAPEVNFAYISTEHEYLKHKREYKSIDMEVPLLMRGVIADRFYVTGGPQLNFSLSSEADIEPVENSVLNLTFASTEKIEQASFSFGIAAGIGINIVQGLFFDLRYYMGITELYPDVKTLDDMDIAEGDFSLVDMSGARMMKFKVGISYWFL, encoded by the coding sequence ATGAATAAAATTTGGACGCTCATCGCAAGCACCATGTTGGTTGCATCCATCAGTTTCGCGCAAGACGACTTCGATTCTGATTATGCAAATCAGGCCGAAGAACAGTACACCGAACAAGAACAGGCCGAAGTTCAAGCCGATGAACAACAACAGGCTGCAGAACCTGCAGAAGAAGAACAGCCCAGCGTTGCAGAAGAACCCGCTCCCAGCAAACCGGTTGCAGTCCCTGTCACCCAGGCCAGCGCCCAGGAACCCTCTCAGGAAAGCGCCCAGAACGACGAGAACGCACAAGAAGCCGCTCCGCGTGACGACACGCCCTTTTTCGGTTTCGGTCTGAGGACCGCCTTCGATTACGGCAGAATGTACGGCTTTAAGGATGACCTAGACAACGACAGCGATATTAGCGGTATTCCGTCGGGTATCGGCTTTGAAGCGGGCGTGATGTTCCGCATTCGGATGATTCCGAACCTCTTTTTCGCCCCCGAAGTCAACTTCGCCTACATCAGCACCGAACATGAATATCTGAAGCACAAGCGCGAATACAAGAGCATCGACATGGAAGTTCCCCTGCTCATGCGCGGTGTGATTGCTGACAGATTCTACGTCACCGGCGGTCCGCAGCTCAACTTCAGCTTGAGCAGCGAAGCCGACATTGAACCGGTCGAAAACTCTGTTCTCAACCTGACCTTTGCAAGTACCGAAAAAATCGAACAGGCATCCTTTAGCTTCGGCATTGCAGCCGGCATCGGCATCAACATTGTCCAGGGTCTCTTCTTCGACCTGCGTTACTACATGGGCATCACGGAACTTTACCCGGACGTGAAGACCCTGGACGACATGGACATTGCAGAAGGAGACTTCTCCTTGGTTGACATGTCTGGCGCAAGAATGATGAAGTTCAAAGTCGGTATTAGCTACTGGTTCCTGTAA